Proteins from one Pontibacter korlensis genomic window:
- a CDS encoding gliding motility-associated C-terminal domain-containing protein — MLNLIRLKYLLHGSLLWVLILLLLGTFSEVQATHIRAGDITAKRDTTPNPNPRRFFFTMIIYTNHFSQAEDPEVTIYTGAGNTTLIVPRKSVTPISADTDKEVFEWEYTYPSDGSFTTYWIGENRNNGILNMAPPSDQRSFFISTTIDINALRGFNSTPVLTVAPLDKAALFRKFTHNPGAYDADGDSLVFRLIAPQYEQPSGAIAVVPGYSHPNQTFNCRTSDDSGPAIFTLDRNTGQLTWDAPCVAGEYNIAFVVEEWRVGPNGGAVKIGQVIRDMQIRVEENENRPPVLQPKDTCVVAGTTLRGIVRATDPDGDLINLTVAGSGIVPPATFRQVTRNPGVATGELIWNTTCEDVREAPYQVVFRAEDVRPDGDKRLADVQPWNIRVIGPPPQNLNAASADRNVTLTWDSYVCQNADKIRIYRREGPSNFVPDECQTGVPASTGYVLIGEVDAGQVTFFDDNNGAGLKAGVEYCYIIYATFPAQPRGESLASIEACVVIDQDIPYLTNVTVDVTDQTNGQITVKWAQPIEVEALTPPLEYRLYRKVGMGPGEGFTEVKRTRNMNDTTFVDRGLNTVENAYRYRLEFYQTPTPGGQPTSLRDSTEASSVYLEATPSEGENIKEIQLNWTYEVPWNNQVLQHYIYREVDGESTLIDSVSASATGGAYTDTGTFNGQELLRGQEYCYYVQTAGTYQIEGLPEPLLNNSQRVCVTLPKNICPPELSIDVLDCSLFEQNPTEPPYQNVLTWAPNITGDCTDEIAYYTVYLKPTLEAEYTPLDTTTETTYTHSGLQSFAGCYVVTATDVNGRESAFSNEVCKDNCISFILPNIITPNGDNLNDVFRPKVRAFIRSMRFKVYNRWGVQVYDSGKVTEGEGRYINWPGVDKDGNRLTDGTYYYEAEVEFYTLDPARARSTYKGWVEIVQ, encoded by the coding sequence ATGCTAAACCTTATACGCCTGAAGTATCTGCTGCATGGGAGTCTGTTGTGGGTGTTGATTTTACTGTTGTTGGGTACTTTTTCAGAAGTACAGGCTACTCATATTAGAGCAGGGGATATCACTGCCAAGAGGGACACTACGCCGAACCCTAACCCTCGCCGCTTTTTCTTTACTATGATCATTTACACCAACCACTTCTCGCAAGCCGAGGACCCGGAGGTGACAATATATACAGGGGCTGGCAACACTACACTTATAGTACCGCGAAAATCGGTAACTCCAATCAGTGCAGATACGGACAAGGAGGTGTTTGAGTGGGAGTACACTTACCCATCAGATGGTAGTTTTACCACTTACTGGATTGGGGAGAACCGTAATAACGGCATCCTGAACATGGCGCCACCTTCTGACCAGCGCTCTTTCTTTATCTCTACTACCATTGATATCAATGCCCTGCGTGGCTTTAATAGTACACCTGTACTTACAGTAGCTCCGCTTGATAAGGCTGCCCTTTTCCGCAAGTTTACCCATAACCCTGGTGCCTACGATGCCGATGGCGACAGCCTTGTTTTCAGACTGATTGCGCCACAGTATGAGCAGCCAAGTGGTGCCATTGCTGTGGTTCCTGGCTACAGCCATCCTAACCAAACATTTAACTGCCGTACTTCCGACGACAGCGGCCCTGCCATTTTTACACTTGACCGTAATACAGGTCAGCTCACTTGGGACGCCCCCTGTGTGGCAGGGGAGTATAATATAGCCTTTGTAGTGGAGGAGTGGCGAGTCGGGCCTAACGGAGGTGCCGTAAAGATTGGACAGGTAATACGGGATATGCAGATACGGGTAGAGGAAAACGAGAACCGCCCTCCTGTGCTGCAACCAAAAGATACTTGTGTGGTAGCCGGAACTACACTAAGAGGCATTGTTAGAGCCACTGACCCGGATGGTGACCTGATTAACCTGACTGTGGCTGGTAGTGGTATTGTGCCTCCTGCCACTTTCCGCCAGGTTACCAGAAACCCTGGCGTTGCTACAGGCGAGCTTATCTGGAACACAACCTGCGAAGATGTTCGTGAAGCACCATACCAGGTAGTATTCCGTGCCGAAGACGTTCGTCCTGACGGTGACAAGAGGCTAGCTGATGTGCAGCCTTGGAACATCAGGGTAATTGGCCCTCCGCCTCAAAACCTGAATGCCGCAAGTGCGGACCGAAACGTGACCCTGACCTGGGATTCTTATGTCTGCCAGAATGCTGATAAGATCCGCATTTACCGACGCGAAGGGCCGAGCAACTTTGTTCCGGATGAGTGCCAGACAGGAGTACCGGCTTCTACAGGCTATGTGCTGATAGGAGAGGTAGACGCCGGGCAAGTAACCTTTTTCGATGACAACAATGGCGCAGGCCTGAAAGCTGGGGTAGAGTACTGCTATATCATCTATGCAACCTTCCCGGCACAGCCACGCGGAGAGAGCCTTGCCTCTATAGAGGCCTGCGTGGTGATAGACCAGGACATCCCATACCTGACAAACGTGACGGTAGATGTGACTGACCAGACCAACGGGCAGATTACCGTGAAGTGGGCACAGCCTATAGAAGTTGAGGCGCTGACACCTCCGCTGGAGTATCGCCTGTATCGGAAAGTGGGTATGGGACCAGGAGAGGGCTTTACAGAAGTGAAGAGAACCCGCAACATGAATGACACCACCTTTGTGGACAGAGGCCTAAATACGGTAGAAAATGCTTACCGCTACCGCCTGGAGTTCTATCAAACACCAACACCTGGAGGGCAGCCTACTTCACTTCGTGATAGCACTGAAGCGTCTAGTGTGTACTTAGAGGCAACACCATCAGAAGGTGAGAACATAAAAGAGATACAACTTAACTGGACATATGAGGTGCCTTGGAACAACCAGGTGCTGCAGCATTATATCTATCGCGAGGTAGATGGTGAGTCTACACTAATAGACAGCGTTTCCGCATCTGCTACTGGAGGGGCCTATACTGATACAGGTACATTTAACGGGCAGGAGCTGCTGCGTGGGCAGGAGTACTGCTACTACGTGCAAACAGCCGGTACTTACCAGATTGAGGGACTGCCGGAGCCGCTGCTTAACAACAGCCAGCGGGTGTGTGTAACGCTACCGAAAAACATCTGTCCCCCGGAACTTAGCATTGATGTATTGGATTGTAGCCTGTTTGAGCAGAACCCTACCGAACCGCCGTACCAGAACGTGCTGACGTGGGCGCCGAACATTACTGGCGATTGTACAGATGAGATAGCTTACTACACAGTATACTTAAAGCCTACACTTGAGGCAGAGTATACGCCTCTGGATACAACCACTGAAACTACATACACGCACAGCGGCTTGCAATCATTTGCTGGCTGCTATGTAGTAACCGCTACCGACGTGAACGGGCGCGAGAGTGCGTTCAGTAATGAGGTGTGCAAAGACAACTGTATCTCATTTATACTTCCAAACATTATAACTCCTAATGGAGATAACCTAAATGACGTATTCCGTCCTAAAGTAAGAGCCTTTATTAGAAGTATGAGGTTTAAAGTATACAACCGTTGGGGTGTGCAGGTGTATGACAGTGGCAAGGTTACAGAAGGTGAAGGCCGCTACATTAACTGGCCAGGTGTAGATAAAGATGGTAACCGCCTGACCGATGGTACTTACTACTATGAGGCGGAAGTGGAATTCTATACATTAGATCCAGCCAGGGCCAGATCTACTTATAAAGGTTGGGTAGAGATAGTACAATAA
- a CDS encoding succinate dehydrogenase cytochrome b subunit gives MNWFTKTFSSTVGRKIVMSVTGLFLCSFLVVHLIGNLQLFRNDGGAAFNLYSDFMAHNAIIRIMEIVLVLGFVFHIYDAVVLTRRNKAARPVDYANNHPEENSTWSSRNMGLLGTVILVFLIIHLWNFFVPARFGGLEGVVIEDVEYDNLYLKVVQSFQIWWYVLIYVISMVALAYHLIHGFQSAFQTLGLDHKKYTPFIQKFGVAFSVLVCLGFAAIPLYFFFFV, from the coding sequence ATGAATTGGTTTACTAAAACGTTTTCCAGTACAGTCGGGCGAAAGATCGTGATGTCCGTTACGGGTCTTTTCCTTTGCTCCTTTCTGGTAGTGCACCTGATTGGAAACCTGCAGTTGTTCCGAAACGACGGCGGTGCTGCTTTCAACCTCTACTCGGACTTCATGGCCCACAATGCTATCATCCGTATCATGGAGATTGTATTGGTGCTTGGATTTGTGTTCCACATCTACGATGCTGTTGTACTTACCAGACGTAATAAGGCTGCTCGCCCTGTGGATTATGCAAACAACCACCCGGAGGAGAACAGCACCTGGTCATCTCGTAACATGGGTCTTCTGGGTACAGTTATCCTGGTGTTCCTGATCATCCACCTGTGGAACTTCTTTGTACCGGCTCGCTTTGGCGGCTTGGAAGGCGTGGTAATCGAGGATGTTGAGTATGACAACCTTTACCTGAAAGTGGTACAGTCGTTCCAGATCTGGTGGTATGTACTAATCTATGTGATCTCTATGGTAGCACTTGCTTATCACCTGATCCATGGCTTCCAGAGTGCCTTCCAAACACTTGGCCTTGACCACAAGAAGTACACGCCGTTCATCCAGAAATTTGGTGTAGCCTTCTCTGT